In the Polyodon spathula isolate WHYD16114869_AA chromosome 44, ASM1765450v1, whole genome shotgun sequence genome, taatgatggcttgttgcgtctcaggttgaaggctctgcgttgctgtattctcagtgtgattaatgatggcttgttgcgtctcaggttgaaggctctgcgttgctgtattctcagtgtgattaatgatggcttgttgcgtcccaggttgaaggctctgcgttgctgtattctcagtgtgattaatgatggcttgttgcgtctcaggttgaaggctctgcgttgctgtattctcagtgtgattaatgatggcttgttgcgtctcaggttgaaggctctgcgttgctgtattctcagtgtgattaatgatggcttgttgcgtctcaggttgaaggctctgcgttgctgtattctcagtgtgattaatgatggcttgttgcgtctcaggttgaaggctctgcgttgctgtattctcagtgtgattaatgatggcttgttgcgtctcaggttgaaggctctgcgttgctgtattctcagtgtgattaatgatggcttgttgcgtctcaggttgaaggctctgcgttgctgtattctcagtgtgattaatgatggcttgttgcgtctcaggttgaaggctctgcgttgctgtattctcagtgtgattaatgatggcttgttgcgtctcaggttgaaggctctgcgttgctgtattctcagtgtgattaatgatggcttgttgcgtctcaggttgaaggctctgcgttgctgtattctcagtgtgattaatgatggcttgttgcgtctcaggttgaaggctctgcgttgctgtattctcagtgtgattaatgatggcttgttgcgtctcaggttgaaggctctgcgttgctgtattctcagtgtgattaatgatggcttgttgcgtctcaggttgaaggctctgcgttgctgtattctcagtgtgattaatgatggcttgttgcgtctcaggttgaaggctctgcgttgctgtattctcagtgtgattaatgatggcttgttgcgtctcaggttgaaggctctgcgttgctgtattctcagtgtgattaatgatggcttgttgcgtctcaggttgaaggctctgcgttgctgtattctcagtgtgattaatgatggcttgttgcgtctcaggttgaaggctctgcgttgctgtattctcagtgtgattaatgatggcttgttgcgtctcaggttgaaggctctgcgttgctgtattctcagtgtgattaatgatggcttgttgcgtctcaggttgaaggctctgcgttgctgtattctcagtgtgattaatgatggcttgttgcgtctcaggttgaaggctctgcgttgctgtattctcagtgtgattaatgatggcttgttgcgtctcaggttgaaggctctgcgttgctgtattctcagtgtgattaatgatggcttgttgcgtctcaggttgaaggctctgcgttgctgtattctcagtgtgattaatgatggcttgttgcgtctcaggttgaaggctctgcgttgctgtattctcagtgtgattaatgatggcttgttgcgtctcaggttgaaggctctgcgttgctgtattctcagtgtgattaatgatggcttgttgcgtctcaggttgaaggctctgcgttgctgtattctcagtgtgattaatgatggcttgttgcgtctcaggttgaaggctctgcgttgctgtattctcagtgtgattaatgatggcttgttgcgtctcaggttgaaggctctgcgttgctgtattctcagtgtgattaatgatggcttgttgcgtctcaggttgaaggctctgcgttgctgtattctcagtgtgattaatgatggcttgttgcgtctcaggttgaaggctctgcgttgctgtattctcagtgtgattaatgatggcttgttgcgtcccaggttgaaggctctgcgttgctgtattctcagtgtgattagtgatggcttgttgcgtctcaggttgaaggctctgcgttgctgtattctcagtgtgattagtgatggcttgttgcgtctcaggttgaaggctctgcgttgctgtattctcagtgtgattagtGATGGCTTGTTGTgtctcaggttgaaggctctgcgttgctgtattctcagtgtgattagtGATGGCTTGTTGGgtctcaggttgaaggctctgcattgctgtattctcagtgtgattaatgatggcttgttgtGTCTCAGATGAGAGGTTGAAGGAGGTGCGGACGAGGCTCATCGAGGGGCTGAACGCCGCAGTGATCGGGGACCTGCTGGATGACATGCTGCACGTGAAGGTGTTGAACGATGGCGAGGTGGAGAGAGTGAAGGGGAAGACCGGCGCCAAGGACAGGGCCAGGTGCCTGATCGACATGGTGAGGAAAAAGGGGGCTTCCGCAAGCGAGGAACTCCTCTACAAACTTGCAGAGAGGGACCCTGCCTTATACGACACACTCTGACTTCTAAATCCAGTTATCAATTCACACTATTCTCCCCGTAGAAAAGCACTGATCCCTGTGATTAAtacgtttttgtgactaatttgaagctattaaacATGTTTCAATTTCAGCTAAATTGGTTTATTAATCAAATGTATTCATCTTGTTACATCATCGATTTATTAAAATGCTTGGATacactgttacttgattgattactgtcttgttcaaaGTCATNNNNNNNNNNNNNNNNNNNNNNNNNNNNNNNNNNNNNNNNNNNNNNNNNNNNNNNNNNNNNNNNNNNNNNNNNNNNNNNNNNNNNNNNNNNNNNNNNNNNNNNNNNNNNNNNNNNNNNNNNNNNNNNNNNNNNNNNNNNNNNNNNNNNNNNNNNNNNNNNNNNNNNNNNNNNNNNNNNNNNNNNNNNNNNNNNNNNNNNNNNNNNNNNNNNNNNNNNNNNNNNNNNNNNNNNNNNNNNNNNNNNNNNNNNNNNNNNNNNNNNNNNNNNNNNNNNNNNNNNNNNNNNNNNNNNNNNNNNNNNNNNNNNNNNNNNNNNNNNNNNNNNNNNNNNNNNNNNNNNNNNNNNNNNNNNNNNNNNNNNNNNNNNNNNNNNNNNNNNNNNNNNNNNNNNNNNNNNNNNNNNNNNNNNNNNNNNNNNNNNNNNNNNNNNNNNNNNNNNNNNNNNNNNNNNNNNNNNNNNNNNNNNNNNNNNNNNNNNNNNNNNNNNNNNNNNNNNNNNNCCTCCGCACACTTCATTAAGAGTCAGATTCTGTTGCTGGAAACAAGTAGTAAAAAGTaggcttttgatttttttcttaacaCTTTACAGAAGCTATTTTTAGTTTTCTACATTAAACTTGAGGAAGAATAATTAAACCGTttaatttgcagttgtaaatgtttaagtagAACCTCAATGCCTGCTGAAAACAAGGCATATAGAAGAGTTAAATATATAAGCAACTTGCCTGAATCAATAATAcccataaaaaaagttttttctgtaCAATACTAAATTTCCCTGACTCACAGGCTTTTCAAGATATCTGCAGAAAACACTGTAGGGCCACATTTATAACCCATTTACCTTTTTGTCTAATTTAACAGTCCCTATACGCAGTtccaagtgtttattttttatttattttagttaaaaataCTTTATGAATATGGACCTGAATcaaagtggtgagtgcagtgcagataCAAATCAgacagacaattacgaacaggtgcaaggtTTGTGAGTTCAATCCGGGGGGGGAggactgctgctgtacccttgagcaaggtacttcacctagattgctccagtaaaaacccaactgtataaatggataattgtaagtaaaaataatgtgatatattgtaacaattgtaattggataagggtgtctgctaagaaataatgaAGAGTTTTGTAACCACTGGGGGTCTTAACGAAGAACTTGATTACAATCTTTGCTCTTATGATTTATCATGTATATTAGGTTATAGTTTGTGGCGcagtggttagcgctgctgcctcacagcttcAGGGTCCCAGGTTTGATTCCTGTTTCAggggagtttgcatgttctccccgtgtctgtgtTGGTTTTCACCAGGCACAACGGTTTCCTCCCCTCATAATGGTCAGGTTgactggtcactctaaattgccctctgtgtgcaTGCTTGTGTGAGAGTTGGCCAGTGATGGACTGGTGCTCCTATGAGTCACAGTCAGTCCAGCAGGTTTGTGTAGCTCCCTGTAAATCTCCAACTGCTTAAGACCAAATAAAAGGGTTAAGCctgtccaattaagcaaattaattcAAATCAGGTAATGAAGGCCTCAGGGGGGAGGGAATCAGAAAATGAAAACCTTCTTGTCCCTGACAAAGTAGATGTTAACACAGTCATTCATtcacagttctgttttatttttattatttcaaagcacgtatttatgttttgattgaagtcctgctttcctgtcaaaagtacagaaaacaaacaaggagaTCAAACTTGCATGCAAAGaactttattacaaatatataatgcgGTTTGGATGTAGGAtttacttttggtttcaagttaaACCgttgaaactgtttttattttcaatgaactACATTTGTCCCAGGTCTGTTGGGGAGTCACTCTGGCTCTTTCCTATATTTCCATACTGCGTGCCACAGCCCTGTGAGCAGTACCCAATGAGAGACTGCTCACTATACAAGCCCCTGAGGATTCCTCTTTTACTACTACCTGCTGGAATGTTATTAAATGTGATGCTGCAATGCAGGCACTCGGAAATAAAACACTCCTTgtaatacagaaatgttttttctcCAAATCTGTCCAATCTGAAATGCCTGTAAGTaggaaatatatacatattaaattgtTTATGTTAGGCAAGAATCATCATTAGGCATCAATAAATAAGTATTCATGAATCATTACCAACACATAGCACTAAATTGTGGTAATTCCCTGGTACACCTGTAAGAGCCAAAACAAGCCTTGCTTAAACTCGCGAATACAGAGTtgattttcacttttaaacaacTTCTACTCAACAGGAGGGTATTTTTAATCAGTGGAAGTATTGAAAAGTATTATCAATCTAATCTTACTGTCAAGCCATGCAAAGTGGCCCAGTCTTCTAAACCGCTGTGTCCCCACACAGCTCTGAATCTTTCACATATTAAGGACCGATTCAAATCTGTCTCCTCCAGCACCATCTCTGTTAATATTTTTTCTAGAATTTCTTCCGGAAGCTGtcaaaacaaaccattttagACCATTATCAATGTACGCATTTGAgttattttacattgtgaattatGTTGCTATGGCTTTCAATAGGAAACTAATTTTACAATGTTAGCCATGTACCTGGAACAGATACAAGTCCTGCAGCAGTCCTTTATTTGGGAGATaatcctattaaaaaaagaagtgaacaGCAATGCTACAGTTTTGGTTAAATTGACTGTTTTATGTGAAATTGAAATGAGCCTCAGACTGCATATACTCACCTTTGTGGTACAGGCCtggatttctttttctaaaaaaaagaaaaaagattaagcAGAATTTAGacttaaatctaaaataaacactctTACTCCAGACCCTAGATTCATATATTCCActgacaaaaataatatacaggatacattttacattttctgcaaTGCATGGCTtaactgtgcatttaaaaaataaaaatgtacattataaatatcatataggagatactgaaattggagaaggaatctatgaaaaagacctaggagtttttgttgactcagaaatgtcttcatctagacaatgtggggaagctataaaaaaggctaacaagatgctcggatacattgtgaaaagtgttgaatttaaatcaagggaagtaatgttaaaactgtacaatgcactagtaagacctcattttgaatattgtgtgcagttctggtcacctcactataaaaaagatattgctgctctagaaagagtgcaaagaagagcgaccagaattattccaggcttaaaaggcatgtcatatgcagacaggctaaaagaattgaatctgttcagtcttgaacaaagaagactacgtggcgacctaattcaagcattcaaaattctaaaaggtattgacagtgtcgacgcaagggactttttcagcctgaaaaaagaaacaaggaccaggggtcacaaatggagtttagacaaaggggcattcagtacagaaaataggagacacttttttacacagagaattgtgagggtctggaatcaactccccagtaatgttgttgaagctgacaccctgggatccttcaagaagctgcttgatgagattttgggatcaataagctactaacaaccaaatgagcgaatggcctcctctcgtttgtaaactttcttatgttcttatttctttttatggaaatcaagcaaaaaaaaaaaatctcgctGCCTGTTGTCTCTCCACATGGGAAGTGCCCCCCATGGAAGCCTGGTTTTCTTTGTTAACTGCTCTGCCACTCTGCT is a window encoding:
- the LOC121305603 gene encoding caspase recruitment domain-containing protein 16-like, producing the protein MMACCVSDERLKEVRTRLIEGLNAAVIGDLLDDMLHVKVLNDGEVERVKGKTGAKDRARCLIDMVRKKGASASEELLYKLAERDPALYDTL